The genomic stretch TTTTAGTCCAATCGCACGAggaggaaaaatataatttcccAAAACTTGAAACCCTTTTGGTGATGGTGGGGTTTGgtgataaagaaaaatgaaggggCTGCGGCTGCGGggaaagaaaaagcaaaaggaGCCAAAGCCAACCGAGGCAGCCAAATTCACGtgtccatcatcatcatccatgTAGAGGTCACCAATGACATTGGCAATGTCattaatatacaaatacaatgttGTTGCACTCAACTTTCTTTCATGCATTGCACTAACAAGTTGTTTTCTTGGGCGGTGTGGTGCGGGGTGTGTGCGGTGTGGTTTGGCCGGTCTAAATTATTTTCAGCACGTCAAATTGTTAGTGCGGTTTGAAGACCAAACCAGACCGATCTGGTTTGGATgtggccaaaccgcaccaaTTCAGATTGGTCTGGATTGGTGCAGTTTACCATAGTTTGAAAATAACCTGTTTAACATATAACCTCcaacttattataaataatctgTTTAACATACACTTGAAAAGTGTTATCAACTTGAGAAATACACATAATTGTACCCATTTTAGGCTGCATTTCAGGCTGCACTTAGCCAAATCTCTTTATCAACTTAAGAAGTTCTCATTGCTCACAAGTCACAACCTATTTTAGACCCAataacaacaaacaaacaaacactagacattaataaaaatacacacaCCTATCTATTAAAGAATCGATATTGGCTGCCAGGTACACGGAATGATCCTTGTTGGTGAGATTGGTGAACCGCTTTGGCCTGAGCTTCGGCCCTAGCTATGTCTCGTAGTCGTAGCCGTCGGTCCTCTCATCTGCCTCGATCTGTCGCAGCCGGCGGTGGAACCGTGGGTGTGGGCTGTCGACGATAATCCGAGGacgaggagaaagagaaagacaaAGAGAAGACGTCGAGACGATGGAATAGAAGGGTGCAACAGCAGAGGCGATCGAATTGGGACGAACTGGGGAAGGGTTGCGTGGGTGGGGGAGGGCTGAAGGGGGTTGCCGATTAGGGTTGTGCGGGTGGAGAGGGCTGGATGGGGTTGCCGATTAGGGTTGCATGCCTGGGGGAGGGTGTGTAGGTGAAGGAGGGGGCTACCAATTGCAATTAGGGTTGCGGGTGGGGGAGGGGGATCTGTCGATTACGATTAAGGATTATTGTTTTGGGTGGGAGAGGGTTGCACGGGGCTGGGTgcttttataatatatttttttatttttattattttttttattttttgagtagttcggtttaaaaccgaaccgcctACTGTCTAAACTGCGAACCGCGTGGTTTGGACAGCCTTCAAACCGTTTCAACCGCCAAATAAAAAAATCGATCGGTTCGATCTGGTTCGATTTGGTCTGGTCGGTTTCCGCGATGCACCAATTattttgaacacccctagtgTGGTGGTTATCTTTGAAACACAGAATCAGAGATCTCATTTTGATGTTACagaactattttttattttgaaaatggaaaaaatggcccaaaatattttttggatcgtttgtaaattacataaaatggttaaaaaaatattttcgacgATGAAATGTAGTTGAGAGGGAGGATGTAGTGAAAATCAAGGACAGAGATATGAGGTAGCGAGAGTCGGGGTAGCGACGATTGACGGTGAGATGTGAGGCTATGAGAGTTGGGGCAATGAGAGGGTTAGTGGCAAGCGAGGTGACAACAACAAAGGGAAGGGTGTGTAGTGGCGATGAGAGgctgtatagagagagaggggatgCAGCGACGATTGACAGTGAAAGGCGAGACATACGACCGCAACAAAAGGAATGGTGTGCATCGGCGACGAGAGATGGCGAAGAGGGAAAATGCCACGACGATCGACAATGAGAGGTGAGATGGTGAGAGGTGAGGCAACAAGAGGGTCGGTGATGAGAGACAAAACAACGATGAAAGATGATGCAAGGCAAGGTGGCTGTTGCCGGAGAAAAAGAGGAATAGGCAAGCAACGTGACAAAGGAATGAGAGAGGGATGAAAGAGAGAAATATAGTTTCTTAGAGAaaggaatataaatatattatttatatcagataaatgatataatatttgatatttgtatatatatttatagattgttgaaaaagaaaggaatacggtgatatatatgtatatatgttaaataatatatttataaaattatatttataaaaaagtcactatttttattaatttacattttatccTGTACTTTTGTTTTCtaccttttttttaaaatattatttttttatttccattttatataaaaaatatttctcgtATCCGTTTCCGTGCAATACTAGTTACCAAATAAAAGGTGTcatgagatttttttatggCATTTGATTAGAGTTAAGAATTAAGAAATGCTTTTGTTTAattattctctcttttgtgAAATAAAGggatataaaaatttaaaacttctAATGTGAAACAAAATCTGGagtagaaaacaaaattatgttTTAGATAGAATTATCCCTAATTACCATTTAAGAttataaatatttcatttatcaaatattatctatatctatatctatatccatctatttatttatactattattaAGCAAACACACAatttgatgtgacatttttttaattctcttaaAATACTCCTTTTATGAAcctttgtttaaaaaaaatattttaacaagttTTAAACTTATGACTCCTAATTTTAACTAACTTAGTAACACAAAAGATCTTATTTTGTTCaatattttacatgaaaaagataaaaattacaCTACACCTATAtatcaacatatatacacaataaatttttatttaaaatattttattttttgacatatatacttatataacACAGATCACCCTTCTAATATTAATTACgtatatatttttgtcaaataCACTTTTTTCAATCACTAGACAAGGTGCAATTTTACATGATTTATccaaacattaattttttttatctgaaaagtaattattataaggataatgttaattaatatcCTGTTACTGGTATTTCCCGCACACTTCTCCTGGGTTAGATTGAGTCCAATAGACCGGCCCAATTGCCTAAAACCCAGTAAGCCCAGTTGAGCTCGTCAGACAAGTTCATACATCGTTGAAATTTGAGCTCAAATCACGAAACCAAGCGAGCTCTCAAGTAAACTCCCAGCAAAACTTCAAGCGAGCTCTCAGTGATATACCCAATGAACTGCCCACAATGTTTCTAGCTTGCTGGCATAACCGTTCAGCTCGCCAGTCAAACTATTCAGCCTGCGTAACAACATTGCTGCTAAATAAACGGAGGCAGGGACCCACCTGCTTTATCTGATATAAACAAAATCCCTGGTAATATGGAGCCCACTTTTGATTTTATGGAGatgataaggacatcttgtCCCCCATGATATCAACTCtacacttttgtattttatgcaattgtaaacacccctcactataaataagggtcgGATCACCATTGTAAGGGAgagaacaaaaattaattacatattgtTACTCTGCTGGAATAACCAGAGAATAGTCGTGGAGTAGATATTGTTCCAGCCGAACCATGTAAAATTCCCTTGTCTTTTATTTCTACTTATAATCCTTTCTCTTTGCATTTTGGctcattttttctcattacGGGCCTACGAATCATGGTCGGCTCAATTTGAATGTCAACATATCCTAAAagctattatattattttcaattcctatatattcttattaattaatgataaatatatcgtattttcaattatttcatcacTTAATAGAattgttttaagtttaaaaataaggaatgataattgaaataactgTACAACATTACCCTATGGATCAGCTTTTCGGTACAATTTGTCCAAACCAAAAAGTATTATCCTTACTCTTTTTATATTGATTCTCTAGATggcaaaaatattttacaataatGCCAAATATTTACTAACTAATATAGACTTTTCAACCTAATAGATTAtagtcaaatttatatttttgttcttgtaattttataattttttttatgtatccACTttaatttttcgttattttaattatacttataGATCatgtatttttgaatcaattacaCACTTCACCAGAATTGAGTTAGAGTGtgcaatacatatatattgaaatGCTCAAATTACCCTACTTGTCGACAACCATCATTGCCATAGCTTTTTCCTTCAATGGCCGATGACTATTCAAATACATAGgatggagaagaaaatgggataGGATGAAAAAGATTTGTAGGGGGTGAGGGATTTGTAGAGATGGTGGTTGACAACGAGGTTGTGTGGGTTATATCGTAGGACAAAAAGCAAGTGGCAATGGGGCAAGGAAGGTAGTCGGTAACAAGTATAGAGGATAGATGAGGTGCAAGTTAATGGTTATGGCGAAGGATGAAGATGACTATTGGATATAACGGAGAGCAATTGGCGGTAAAAAAGCATAGGCGGTGGTGGAAAGTGCAGAGGTTATTGTCAGCGGTGGTGGAAGACGAAGAAATGAAAGAGCTGTTTGTTAGGGAAGATGAATCGGTCAAATGGATAGTTAGTTGTTGTGactaaaagaagaagatggacaGTTGGAGGCATTGCTAACTAAGAAAACTATTATCAGAGAAGACAAAACAAGAGGTATCGTCGACAAGAGAAGACTGATGGTTGGTCGCAATGATCGGAGAGGGCACAAACAATCATTGTCAACTGATGCAGTTGACAATGACTGCGAGGGCTTGACGGTGGTCATCGACGTTGAACACACCTTCTCCCCTATCCTTTATACTTGTCATCAGGCACCTCTCCTATCTTGTTGCTAGCTGTTTTTTGAACGTGTGCGCGTGGGGGATAATTTTGTGATTTCAGCATGTGTATGTTGCACGCTCTAATTCAATTCTAGTGAGGTGTGCAATTGGTTTGAAATTAAATACACAGTCAAAGGATGTAATCAAAACAACGAAAAATTCAAGTGATCACACAAAAAAATGTTGaagtataaaaacaaaaatataaatttgataaacAGATTACCAATCATGAATTTGGGTAATAGCAAACTTCAGTCCTTGAAATATTCCGAGCCCTTGCTAGGCTAAATATCTCATATAATATTGCACGCTCTCAATAATTTTAGAAAGACTTTAATATCACTTATAACACTATAAATTCTTAAAGAAGTAATAATCAGGGGGCGACTTTTTCGTATTCATGGAATTAATTAAGGTCTCCCAATAAACTATTGTAGTAGAATTGATTAGTGACACGAGCTATGATTCTCCGTTTTCCATTTGAGAAGACGAAAAGCAATGGATTGCATAGGAGTTGAGCATGGAGATGCATTAACAATCTGTCATTACAATATACTATGCTATTTTTAACTATTTATCTGATCGATCAAGCATGGCAACAACTTCGGTTGACACATCCATGCATGTACAAAAGCAGCGCACATGAAACTGTCTACATTTGTGGATCAGAAAGCTGAACAACTCGTCAAGGAAGGTGGATTCAGCTTAGTTAATTGCACATATTCAAAACTTCTGAtcatcatctcttcttcttcttcttcttcttctctatgcTACAGCCAGCTTTATTTCTCCCTCGCTGATAGGCAAAAAGCCCACTCGCTTCTGCAAAAATGAGTAAAAGTTTTGGTAAAGCATTAATCACCTTTTCAAAAGCATCATTAGAATGGCTGAGCAGTTATAATTAAGGTCATCCCAGTGGTTGTTTTTAAATGTCAAGAGCCTTAGGATCACGACATATATAGTCAATAaagaagcaaaaggaaaaagaaaattttcagtGCACAAAACAAAACTCTCAAGTGTTTTTAGGGTCAAGAAAACATTGTTTAAATTGCCGCTTACCTTCTTTTACAAGAAATAGAACGCATAATCTTTAGTtacaaattaagaaatataacTTCACACATACAATATAAGGGTGGTCAAAGATTACAAGAATATAGAAATGAAAAGTGAAATTGGAGAGAAAAGCAAGATGATGACAAAGAAGGGTTTGGTCAAGGGATGTTTACATTTCCATGAAGGAGGCTCAATATTTTGTGCTTACCTAATCAAAGTAGTGTGAACTTGTTGGGTCTTGCACGCGAAGTAAAagttaaaaacaaaaccaaaagtAAGCTTCAAATTAAGGCGCAATTGGACGAAACACAAGTCTATTAAGGCAGGCGCCCACAATCCCTAACTAGCCTCATTAActgtgatttttttgttttgataaataagattatattattCCAAGCATAAATATCGGTAGCAATTGAAATTAACGAGATTTgaatttaagattttaaattcaCCTTATTATTATCACCTATCACCCCATTACATTTTCATTGTGATTGTGATGTCTTTTTTTTACTGACAAGTACTTACAATTGTACCATCTTTCGATTAATATCGAATAAACTCActtaaacaaataattatttagttGTGGAAAGAAAGGTTCAGAATGAAATTTTCTCAATAAGACTAACAACATGTTTAGTTTGGGCCGTTCTCATCTTAAACATGATAAGACCCGTATTCTTGACAGAGTACagataaggatttttttttttagattagcTCTAAGACCACATTTAAATATGGCATTTAAACCCACTTTATGCATGCAAGATTcaaaaagttataattataaattctcTTTTACTTTTGGTAAGTATAATTATAAGATTATCTCTATGAagttaagaattaataataaaaacatatacaAATTAAGAACTTGGGTAAAAGAATAAACTTAGAATGGCGTATGTACAGAACTTGAATATAGTCataaaggaaggaagaaaaaaaagaaagaaagaatatgaCAGTGatatataatcataaaaaaagacTTGCACATATTTTGATggacatattttatttaaaaattctaaaaaaatactattttggaattaaatagGGAGTCAGACATGATCGTGTAGAAGTTGACATGTTCGTTCAATTGCCATATATGTGTGTGAAAGGGTAGCTTTGAAATTGGCCTAGGGATTTTCAGTTAATGAAGCAGCTAGCTTTATGTTGGGTAATGCATAGggatgttttaatttttttttttttttttttttgggtaggTGATCTATTTTGCAGTTCCCTTTGGGGACTACTGGTTGGTTGGGGGGTAGGTCTTTGAATAGGATCTTGCTAAcaaacacacatacatacatgattAAAGATGGTTTTATGATGCTTGCTAATTAATGAACAAAGCTGATTTGATTCATGATCCACCAAGCAACAACTTTAAAGTATGCAACTTAATCATTCAAAatgacaataatataaaatctctCTAAATGtaatatctttaaataaaatattatttttgcttCTAATTATATGACTGACAAATTGTGAGAGAGTGTTTATTTTCTCGGAAAATTTCAAATGCCCAGGAAACAATGGCCATGTCCGAAGTGGAAGGAAACATACCTCACGAGCCTTGAAGTCCTTCACTACCACTCTTTCATGCCCGCCCTTCCAATGTGGCTGTTGCTGCCCCGACAACGGCGCCTCCTCGCCTGCTGCGGCCGCCTCGTTGGCCATGCAAAGCTCCAGAATCCTCTTCGCCGCGTCAGCCTCATCCTTGCTCTCCGCCATTAACCTCGCCACCTCCGACCTCGGCAGCCTCATCTTCAACCTCATCTTCCCATCCTCCACGGTCGACTGTCCCCTCGGCTCCCGGACCGCATTGCTCGCCGGCTTCATCGCCGAGAGGTCAGAAACCGACCTCCTCGCGAGCATTAGGCTCTCGAGACGGTCCTTGGCGCTCATTTGAATCCCCGACCGGACTCTCCTCGGGGCCTTCTCGTCCGAAACCTTGGGCAGCTCCACCAGAAAGTACAGCCGCTTGGGCTTCAGCTCCTGCCAAGGATCCAGCGGCTTTGCTCGGACGCCGAAGTGCTTCACGGCCTCGGATTCCAGCACGACGTAGCCGGGATAGTCCTTGACAACGTCGCCGGCTTTCACCGGCGTCTTCAACCTCATTGTCTCGCCGTTTATCTTCATGATCTTTGCAGTTTTTCTGGCGCCTAAAGTGTTCCCCATGGCGCTATGGCTACAGTGAAGCGGACTCTCAGGGGAAGAAAAAACCAAAGCGGTGTGTTTCGGTAGTTGTGAGAAAAAACACAGATTTATGGGCAGTGGTTGTGATTGTTAGGGATCTCCGGTCAAAGAAAGATTGCCAATTTTTGAGAAGGAGCAGAGTCGTTGACAAATTGGGaagaaacaatttatatatatataatgatatacACAACAATTATATAAGATCCTACACATAATTAAAGCAGAAAAGATGGTACGTGAGACCCTTCCATTCCATCATCTACGCATAACCGACAAAACTTGcttattttcccattttctaaGGTGAAATCATTATGAGGAGTTTACATAAAGTTATGAAGAAGTTGAAAATGGATCCAAAGCCCGCCCGTGATGTGTGGGTGGGGGATAAGATATGGTTATCCTAATGACAATGGGGTTTGGTTTGCTTTGCCTGAATGAGAGTACTGACACTTGTGTGGATTGGACAAATCATTAAAAGATTCCCTTTCACATTGTCCCTTGTTTGACTTTTATATGCTAATCTATTATTAaggaattatatttatatatagtcaTATCCTGACTAATTcttctgtttttatttattaccaACTATTTCACGTCCCaatgctttttttttataatttttttattggcATGCAATAATAGAGTtccccccccaacccccccccccccctaattCATAGTATAACATCCTATCATTttcaaactaattaattgttGGTTAAATATAGACAATAATTAAGAGGGTAGAGTATATAAATTCTGTTAATCACTTACTTGTGGCAGTGTATATATTTTGCAAAAGATCATTGCACCGGCTGTAATTACTCTTTGAAGTTTCTCATTAATGTTTTCTTACTGTTTCTCTCTTGACTCTTTTGtcaaaaatttcttccattCTATTTAGTATTAATTCTTCTCCTCATATGAGTAGTATCTTAATGTTTTCATTACCTgaccaaatcattttatttctaCTGTTAGTATATCTATAAAAAAACCAATtaggaatattaatttttacttCAATTCAacaagaatttaacaaattcaATCCTATAAATCTTAAATCATTTTTGTCAAATAACAAGGATCTGAATTAGGGTCGCAAATGTTTGACTCGATAAAAGATTGTTTGAATTCGTTTGTTAAGGTAAACGAGTCAAGTTTGAGTCTAattttaaaactcaatttgtaaAGGAGTCGATGTTGACCTCAATAAAGTTCTACTCATTAAAGTTCAAGAATATGTTTGATTATAGTCTTGTGAATACTAATAGACTCAATTAGAGACTCGTAAATATGGTCAATTAGAAGTTTGTGAATAacttgtaaataattttatttgtaaatatattatttcatacaaattatcaaactttaaattattataataatacaattaaattgaatatgtttaaagttaatatatatattaatttaatatatgtatatataataaaataaaataacaaattaggtttaaacaaaataatggTTCTCGTGAACCCGAGCCTGCTAATGAGTTCAAGCTCGACCTTGACTCGTCAACTTTTT from Diospyros lotus cultivar Yz01 chromosome 9, ASM1463336v1, whole genome shotgun sequence encodes the following:
- the LOC127809512 gene encoding uncharacterized protein At1g66480-like, yielding MGNTLGARKTAKIMKINGETMRLKTPVKAGDVVKDYPGYVVLESEAVKHFGVRAKPLDPWQELKPKRLYFLVELPKVSDEKAPRRVRSGIQMSAKDRLESLMLARRSVSDLSAMKPASNAVREPRGQSTVEDGKMRLKMRLPRSEVARLMAESKDEADAAKRILELCMANEAAAAGEEAPLSGQQQPHWKGGHERVVVKDFKAREKRVGFLPISEGEIKLAVA